CGATGCTGCAAAATGGTATATCGATGCGATTAATCAAAGACAGAATACATTGCTTCAGACGATTTCCGCAATCGTGAAATTGCAGAAAAACTATTTCATCACCGGTGACGATAAGTCTCTTAAACCGATGATTCTGAAAGACGTTGCAGATATCACTGGTTTCGATATTTCTACGATTTCAAGGGTAGTTAAAAGTAAATATGCCGACACACCGAACGGAATTGTATATCTGAAAAGTCTCTTTTCTGATTCCCTTACAAACGACGATGGTGAAGAAGTTTCGACCAAGGAAATTAAAAACCATTTACAGGAAGTCATCAGCAACGAAAACAAGCGCAAACCGTTAACCGACGATGCTTTGGTTGGTTTGTTGAAAGAAAAAGGATACAACATCGCAAGACGAACAATTGCAAAATACCGGGAACAGCTCAATATTCCGGTAGCGAGGTTACGCAAAGAATTATAAATTTAAAAGGTCAGTTATTAAAACTGACCTTTTTTTATGGTTGAAGTGAATCTATTTTCTTCAGTTCACTCAGATTTTTCCCTAACCTTTTAAGGATAATGCCGTAAACAACGCGGTAGTAAATCCAGATCAGGACTATACTCAATATCGTCATGACAATAATTCCTACTAAAAATCCGATCAAAGTGGGGTGTGTAAGATGAATGTTTTGCTGGGATAAAACCGTAAAGGTAAAAACGGTTAATACCGCCGTGAAAACGATAAGAAGTAGAATATTGGCTAAGATGAAAAGATTAACTGTTTTCTTGAACCTGATGATCTGTAGAATGAGTTTTTTAAGATTCGATTCTATATTGATTTTGCGGTAATTCTGATAGAAACAAACCACGAAATAAGCAGTAATAACAAGGCTGATGGCTTTCAGGATTAAATAAAGATTGCCGAAACTGGTTTGAAGTTCTGTGGAATTCTGCACGCCAAGTCTTGCCAGGATTTTAATAAAACTGTTGGAGTCATCACCAAGAAAAGTGTAGTAAATATTCATACAAAGAATGATCAGGAATTCCGCAATGCTAATCCAAAGGATATACTTAACGTAATTCCGCGACGATTTATTCAACATCGCCTCGATTTCTGTGCTGTTATATTTTGGCTGAACTTCCTGCTCCTGCCAGCTTTTTTTGAAATTATCTAAATCAAATTCAGGCATGTTTTTCCATTAGTTCTTTTAAGGTTTTCTTCAGTCTGTTCATTTTCACACGTGCGTTTACCTCGGTAATCCCAAGGTTTTCAGAAATATCGCGATACGGCAAATCGTCCAGATACATCATCACGATTGCGCGTTCCACATGGGGAAGCATTTTTACTACTTTATAAAGAAGCGAAATCTGCTGTTGCTTTTCGTCATCATCTTCCAGAAATCCCTTTTGATGAAAATCCATAAGTTCATCAGTCTGTGGCGACTTTGTTTTTTTTCTGAAAAGCGTAATGGCGGTATTCAGGGCAACGCGGTACATCCACGTGGATATTTTCGATTGTCCTTTAAATGAGTCGTAAGAACGCCAGAGTTGTAACACAATCTCCTGAAAAAGATCCTGTTCATCTTCCAGTGAATTGGTATAAAGCCGCGAAACCTTGATGATCAACCCTTGGTTATCCTTAATCAGTTTCGAGAATTCATGTTCCTTAGCGCTCAATTAATGCAATTTTGAAGTAGCGAATATAAGATTTTTTCACCTGTATTTTACATCTTATCGACTTCGTTCCTGCAAATCACATTCTGCAACTCTCACTCAAAAATTATATATTTGCTGCATGATTCTACGCGGAGAAAATTTAATTAAGGAATACGGGCCGAAAAAAGTGGTAAAAGGCGTTTCAGTCGAAGTTTCACAGGGCGAGATCGTTGGGCTTCTAGGACCCAACGGTGCCGGGAAAACTACCTCTTTTTATATGATTGTGGGATTGGTAAAACCTACTTCCGGAAAAATCTTTCTGGACGATAAGGAAATCACCAATGATGCCATGTACCGCCGCGCACAAAAGGGCATTGGCTATCTGGCTCAGGAAGCCTCTGTTTTCCGTAAACTGTCCGTTGAAGATAACATTCTCGGTGTTCTCCAGCTAACCAAACTTTCGAAACGCGAACAGCAGATTAAATGCGATGAACTGATTGAGGAATTTTCGCTGCAGCACGTTCGTAAAAACCGTGGCGACCTGCTTTCCGGTGGAGAAAGACGCCGGACCGAAATCGCAAGATGTCTCGCTACAAGCCCTAATTTTATTTTATTGGATGAGCCTTTTGCCGGAGTTGACCCGATTGCGGTTGAGGATATTCAGAAAATTGTGCGCAGTCTTGTTGATAAAAATATCGGGATTCTGATTACCGATCACAATGTTCAGCAGACTTTAGCGATTACCCATAAAACCTATATCATGTTCGAAGGCCGGATTCTGAAGGAAGGTCTGCCGCACGATTTGGCGAACGATCCTATGGTTCGGGAAGCTTATCTTGGTGAAAACTTCGTATATCAGGACATTCTCAATAAACCGAAGAAGAAATCTTTCGTTTATAATATCTGGGCCGGAAATTTCGATTCCAAGCCACAGCTTCAGGAGTTTGTGGATGATAATTTCCAAGGTATTGATAATCTTCGTTTGATGTATGGTTTTGAGGACATCAGTTTTGCGTCACTTTCAAATTCTGAGATTGAACACATTTTTAATGAAGTCGTAGATAAAAATGCTAATAATTCATTTCTTTTTCAGAAAAAACATATCGGCGAAACCTACAGTAAAGAGCAGGCAGAAACCGATGCTAAAGCGCTCAGCAAAACGGAATTACATTATTTAACAACATACGCTTACGAAGGGTAAAGAGCGCACGGTTTTTGTATTCTGAGCCGTCCTAGCCTGAATTTTATGCCAAAACCATTCACAAGAAGCATTACGCTTTATCACATTTACCGCCAATTGATTCCATTTATTAAACCGTACCGTTTAATGATTTATGGGACATTGTTTCTTACCTTTCTGGGCGCATTAATGGCGCAGGTAAATCCGCTCGTGCTGAAATATACGGTTGATGAGGTTACTGAACTCACCAAACTGCCCAATCCTATGGAAGAAGGGATACATATTCTGGTTGTTATTTCAGCAATACTTTTAGGTAAGGAATTACTCAATATATTCATTCAGTTTGGACAGAAATTTTACGGCGAAAAAATCCGTATCAGCACCAGTTCTGTTTTAGCGCAATCGGTGATTGATAAAATTCTACTCTATAAAGTCGCCTATTTTAATGACGAAAACCATGAATCGGGTAAACTTCAGATCCGGATTGACCGTGGCATAGAGAGTTTAACCAAGTTAGTGCAGAATTTTTTCATCGATATTCTGCCGCTGTTTTCCAATGCCATTATCGCCCTGATTATTATGTATATGCAAAACATGTACGTGGGTCTGGTTTCTACGATTGTAGTTCCTATCTATTTTTATGTCAGTTCTCTGCAGGCGAAGAAACTTTCCGGCGTAAGGAGAACTTTAAGAAATCAAAGAGAACAGAAAACATCGGGACTTTTAAATTTAATCAGCTCCATTATGGTGATTAAAAGTTTTGTCCGCGAGAAGTTTGAAGGAAAAAAACAGTACGATCTGCAGATGCAGTTGATGGAAAGTCAGTTATTTACGCGGAGGACCAATTTTATTTACGACGGACTGAAGACCTTTATCGAACAGTTTGGCGTTGTGCTCATCATCCTTTTAACCGTTTATCTTGTTTTGGACCAGCAAATGACCATTGGTGCGATCATGCTCCATATTTTGCTTTTCAATAATGTTTCTGCGCCGATACGACAGCTGCACCGGATTTATGATGATATGAATGACGCGATGATTTATGCAGAAGGATTTTTTGATATTTTGAATGCAGATGCCGAGACCGAACCGAACGGAAGCTTTGTTGAAGAAAATATAAAAGGAACCTTCGAACTCAGAAACGTAGATTTTTCTTATCCCAACGGAACAAAAGCGCTCAACAATGTTTCAATGCTCATCGAAAACGGCAAAACTACTGCTTTGGTAGGTTTAAGCGGTGCCGGAAAATCAACGGTGATCAATCTTTTATGCAAATTTTATTTACCCACTTCCGGTGAGATTCTGCTGGATGATGTTAACCTGAATGATTTTGAAAATACGGCGCTTCGCGACGATATTGGATTGGTTCTGCAGAAAAACCACATTTTTCAGGGAAGTATTGAAGACAATATCCGCTACGGTAACATGAATGCTACTTTTGAAGAAATTGAAGCTGCCGCGAAAAAAGCTTATCTTCACGACCAGATTATCGATTTGCCCCAGAAATATCAGCATGATGCTACACAGCTTTCCGGAGGTCAGCAGCAGAGAATTGCGATTGCCAGGCTATTCCTGAAAGATCCGCCAATCATTTTCCTTGATGAGCCTACCGCCAGTTTGGATGCGATCGCGACCGAACAGATTAAAAACTCATTAGACGCGATTAAAGAGGGAAGAACGGTAATCATTATTTCGCACTCGCTGTCGCAGATTTTAGACTCAGATAAAATTTATGTGATGAAGAAAGGCGAAGTCGCAGAAAGCGGAACTCACGATGAACTCATCAGCATGAACGGGACTTACCGTGAAATTTTTGATGCATCTGCCCGAAGCCTTAATCTCGATAAACTCATGAGTTCTTATCGTGAAAATTAGCCTTAAATTAAATAGATATAAAATAAAAATGAAAAAGATAGCTTTAGGAATTATTATTTCCGCAACCTTATTAAACTGCAGTAAAATTGAAGAAACAGTAAACCAGACTGTAACTTCTGCGAAAGAAAAAGCGCAGCAGAAAACCAGTGAACTTGTTCAGGAAACCGTAAACGAACAGCTCACAAAATTAGTGAACGCCGAAAGCGTAACATTCAGTTCTGTTTTCCCAAATCAGAGCAGTTTAGTTCTGGAAAATGAGGTAGGGAAGAAGGTCGCATTTCCGAATGGGACTCCTTTTTACGTCTTTAAATATAAAGTGTCGGATAAAGACCTGCTGCTGAAAACATTGGTAGACCAGCCTACAAGTGATGAAGCACAATCTGCTAAGGAATTTCAGAAAGTTGATGGCGCATCAATCGTAGAGAAAATGACTTTTTTTGAGAAATTTCTTCCTGCAAATACTTTTGATATGAGTTTTTTGGATGATATGAAAAATGATAAAAGCATTGAATATTATAAAGTAAAACGCTTCCCTAACGCAAGTACAGTAATTTATAATCCGAAAACGCAAATGGTTTATCAGTTTGTGGAAGTAAAGAAGTAATTTCTGGTCATGAATACTGTTTTAATTGACTGCACCGTGGATTTTGTTAAAGAAAAACTTCACGGTGCTGAAGCCGGCCACGATTGGTTCCATATCGAACGGGTTTGGAAACTCTCAAAAAAAATCGCTGAAACTGAAAAATGCAATCTGGAAGTCGTGGAACTTTCTGCATTGCTCCATGATATTGCAGATCCCAAATTTCACGGTGGCGACGAACTTTTAGCATTAAAAATTTCCCGGGAATTTCTTGAAAGAGAAAAAGCATCAGCAGAAATTATTGATCAGGTTTTGTTCATTATCAAAAATATTTCCTTCAAAAACAGAGGCGAGATTCCTGAAACAATACCTGTAGAACTGAAAATTGTGCAGGACGCAGACCGTCTTGATGCGATTGGTGCGATCGGAATCGCCCGGACTTTCAACTTCGGAGGTTTCAAAAATAATCTGATGTATCATCCCGGCATTCCTCCAAAACTGAACATGTCGAAAGAGGAATACAAGAAAAATGAGGGAACAACCATCAATCATTTTTACGAAAAGCTGCTGTTGCTGAAAGATTTAATGAACACTGAAAAAGGTAAAGAGATTGCAGCTGAGAGGCACGACTTCATGCTGAAATTTCTTGATGAGTTCTACAGCGAATGGAATGTTGATTAATCTGCGCCTATTTCTTATATCTTATTTCGGGTGAAATTTAGACTTCGGATTTTTCTTTATCTTTACACATGTTTTATCTGTTTTTTCTTTTGTTTATTGCGCTATCCGCAGGTTTGTTCTCTACGGTTTTCAAAACGGGGAGTTTTAAAACCTGGGCCAGAATCTTCAGGGTTTTTGTGGTCGTGATTGCTACGGCGGTTTTCGCCTATTATTTTACCACCAAAAGTCTTACGAAGTTCCGTCAGGATTCTTTAACTGTGCAGATGATTAACAAACTGCCTTTTCCTCTGGATTTTTATATTATTAAAGTGAACGGAGAAAAAGATGCTGCCGATATTTACGAAACCGGTCATGTTGGTAGTATCCGGAGTAATTTTTACAGGATTGAGTATCTTGATATGAGTAATTCTGACGAGTTTTGGATCGCCGGATTCATGGGCAGAAAAAATATGGTTTATTTCTCCCAACATTCTGTCCCCAACAAGAATGAAGACCAGATTATCGAAATCCAGAACTATATCAACCAGAGTCAGAAACTTTCGGAAATCGCTGAAAAACAGATCGAAGTTTTGAAATTTGAGAATATGAAAACTGCGATATGGATAACATTAGATATTCTTCTTCTGTTTCTGAATGTTGCGCTGCTGTTTAAGAAATCTAACAAAAAAATCCCGAAACTTTCCGGGATTTAGTATCATTTTCAAAGAGAATTATTTTTCTTTTTGTGCCTTCAGTGCTTCTTTGTCTTTATCCGAAGGATTCCACACTTTCACTTCAGAATCTTTTGTAATTCCGGATAGGATCTGAACATTTATTCCGTCGCTTGCGCCAAGTTTTACCTTCACTTTTTTGAATTTTCCGTCTGGCTGCTTCACTTCTACAAACGGGCTGTCGTTTCCGTTTACTTTTTCGTACTGAATCAAAGCTTCATCCAGAAGCAATGCATTTTTCTGTGAACTGAGGATGATCTCTCCATTAGCAGAAAAACCAGCTCGGATATATTCGTTGGTCTTGTTAAAAACATCGCCTTCAATCGGGAATTTAATGGTTCCGTTCTCATCTTTTCCTTTTGGTGCAATCATCGTTACTCGTCCCGGGAAAGTCTTATTCTGTAAAGCGCCAATCACCACATTCATTTCCATGCCTTCTTTCAGTTTTCCGGCCTGTGCTTCGTCAATCGTTCCCTGAAATATCAGTGAATTTAAATCCGCAATCGAAGCAATTGTAGTTCCTGCATTAAAGGAGTTCGCTTCAATTACCTGACTTCCTACTTTCACGGGAACTTCAAGAACGGTTCCGTTGGCTTTCGAACGGATCTGCGTGGTCGCTAACCCTGCAAGTTCGGGAGTCGCGCCCGTTCTGGCGATTTGAAGGTTTTTCTGCGCGGTCTGGAGCTGCTGTTGGGCATTTCGGAGTTGCTGCTGTGTAGACTGAAGCTGCTGTTGAGCCGAAATATATTCCTGTTTAGAGATCACACCCTGCGCGTAGAGCCTTTGCTGCATTGCGTATTGCTGCTGCTGATTGTTTACGTTGGCTCTCGCATTGCTGATCTGTAGGTTTGCATTATTAATTTCCTGCTGTGCAGCGTTTACGTTCTGTACGCTCGGCACGATGCGTAAAGTAGCAATAAGCTGTCCTGCGGTAACTTTGTCACCTTCATCTACCATTATTTTATCGATAATTCCCGACATGTTCGGCTTGATTTCGATTTCTTCGCGCGGCACGATGTCTCCGGTCGCCATCACTTTATCGTCCATATTCTGAACCATCGGTTTTTTGGTAAGGAATGTTTCGCTCTCTTTGCTGTTTGATTTGACTAGATAACTAATTCCGGAGATTAAAGCAACGGCTAAAATCAGTCCTAAAAAGATGTAAATTCCTTTTTTTAAAGTGAACTTCTTTTTCATATTGTCAGTTTATTTTTTTAATATTTTCTGGTTTGAATCTTTCTTTATACATAAAATTATTCTGAGCGCAGGGCTTCAATAGGTCGTATTCTCACTGCCCGCTGCGCCGGAATCATTCCGATAAGCAGCCCCAGTATTACCATTACAGCCATTGCGGCAAAAACTTCAAGATAATTTACAGTCGGGTTATAAAACGGAAACTTATCCTGGTCTTTGGTTAAAATATTGAGAATCATCAGCAGGAAAATTCCTAAGATAAATCCTAAAATCCCCGATACCAAAGTAATTACAACACTTTCCAATAAAATCTGGTTTCTTACTTCGGCGGGTTTCGCTCCTAATGCTCTACGGATTCCGATTTCCTTGGTTCTTTCGGTTACGGTAATCAGCAGAATGTTGGAGATCGCGATAACACCGGCAAGAATCGTTAATGTTCCTACAATGATGGTTAAAAGCTGCATTCCGGTTAAAAATCCGGTGAGTTTTTTAAATTCCTTACCAAGATTGAAACTTCCGAAAGCATTGGTATCTTCCGGTGAAACATTGTATTTCTGCTTGAGTTCGGTTTTTACTTTTTCTTCCACTAAACTCAGATCTGCATCGGGTTTGCTGACGATAGCGAAGAAACCAACTTTATCACCGTCGTTATACGTTTTGGTAAATGTGGAAAGCGGAATGTAGGCAGACTGGTCATTTTCTGGCCCGCCACCTTTCTGCGCGCGGAAAACGCCAATTACATGAAAGAAAATTCCTTTTACGTTAACCGATTTTCCAAGCGGGTTTTCGTTCTTTTTCGCATCAAAGAAATTCTTGTAAATTTCTTCGCCAATTACGATCACATTTTTACTTCCGGTTACATCGGCATCGTTAATATATCTGCCGTAAATAAGTTTTTTCTGAGAGATTTTATTACCAATCGGGTAATCTCCGGTTAACGTATAAGTGGCTTTTTTTCCGTTCCTTGAAAAACTTTCACCCGGACTGCCGAAATTACCGCGTGAATTTTGCGGTGATATATAATCTATTTCCGAAATCTTGCGCGGAAGCAATTCCAGATCACTCAGGTGAAGATTCATTTTCCGGCCTTTTGCAAATCCATCATAAGGAATAGTAGTGTTTTGGGCCCAAAGAAAAATGGAATTGGTTGCAAAACCGGAAAATATTTTATCGAAACCATTTTCCATTCCTTTTGCTGCACCAAGGAGAGCAACAAACAGGAACATTCCCCAACCTACGCCAATCATGGTAAGAAAGGTTCGTAACTTATTATTCCGCAGGGAATGATAAATCTCTTGCCAGGTGTCTATTTTGAAGATGATATTCATTTTGTTTGCCAGTTGATCGTTTTCAGATATCTAAGTATTAATTTATGTTTGAGTATTATTCAGATCTTAATGCTTCAATCGGCTTAATCCGGCTAGCTCTGTAGGCAGGCACAAAACCTGCAACCAAACCTGAAATCACTAAACTTATAAATGCAACGATAATTAAGCCCCAACCTACCGACGGATCTTTGATGAAGAATTTCTCTAAACTGTCGCCAATCAAGGCCAGGGACAATACTCCCAATCCAACACCTATAAAGCCTGAAATTACGGTAATCACGACGCTTTCCTGCATAATTAAGGCGACAATACTTCCCGGTTTCGCACCGATGGCCTTTCTCACTCCGATTTCCTGTGTTCTTTCCTTAACAATATAAACCATGATATTGCTGATACCGATTATTCCTGCAAGCAAAGTTCCCATACCGATAAATCCAACTATTAAAGTGATAATGAACAGGAACTGAATGGTATCGCCCATGTTTTTTGCATTGTTCCGCACAATAATCGCATTCTCATCATCAGGAGAGACTTTGTTTTTAGCCTTGAGTTCTTTCTGAAGCTGATCACCATATTTTATTGCTTCA
The window above is part of the Kaistella faecalis genome. Proteins encoded here:
- a CDS encoding beta-carotene 15,15'-monooxygenase, coding for MPEFDLDNFKKSWQEQEVQPKYNSTEIEAMLNKSSRNYVKYILWISIAEFLIILCMNIYYTFLGDDSNSFIKILARLGVQNSTELQTSFGNLYLILKAISLVITAYFVVCFYQNYRKINIESNLKKLILQIIRFKKTVNLFILANILLLIVFTAVLTVFTFTVLSQQNIHLTHPTLIGFLVGIIVMTILSIVLIWIYYRVVYGIILKRLGKNLSELKKIDSLQP
- a CDS encoding RNA polymerase sigma factor; translation: MSAKEHEFSKLIKDNQGLIIKVSRLYTNSLEDEQDLFQEIVLQLWRSYDSFKGQSKISTWMYRVALNTAITLFRKKTKSPQTDELMDFHQKGFLEDDDEKQQQISLLYKVVKMLPHVERAIVMMYLDDLPYRDISENLGITEVNARVKMNRLKKTLKELMEKHA
- a CDS encoding ABC transporter ATP-binding protein translates to MIYGTLFLTFLGALMAQVNPLVLKYTVDEVTELTKLPNPMEEGIHILVVISAILLGKELLNIFIQFGQKFYGEKIRISTSSVLAQSVIDKILLYKVAYFNDENHESGKLQIRIDRGIESLTKLVQNFFIDILPLFSNAIIALIIMYMQNMYVGLVSTIVVPIYFYVSSLQAKKLSGVRRTLRNQREQKTSGLLNLISSIMVIKSFVREKFEGKKQYDLQMQLMESQLFTRRTNFIYDGLKTFIEQFGVVLIILLTVYLVLDQQMTIGAIMLHILLFNNVSAPIRQLHRIYDDMNDAMIYAEGFFDILNADAETEPNGSFVEENIKGTFELRNVDFSYPNGTKALNNVSMLIENGKTTALVGLSGAGKSTVINLLCKFYLPTSGEILLDDVNLNDFENTALRDDIGLVLQKNHIFQGSIEDNIRYGNMNATFEEIEAAAKKAYLHDQIIDLPQKYQHDATQLSGGQQQRIAIARLFLKDPPIIFLDEPTASLDAIATEQIKNSLDAIKEGRTVIIISHSLSQILDSDKIYVMKKGEVAESGTHDELISMNGTYREIFDASARSLNLDKLMSSYREN
- a CDS encoding HD domain-containing protein, giving the protein MNTVLIDCTVDFVKEKLHGAEAGHDWFHIERVWKLSKKIAETEKCNLEVVELSALLHDIADPKFHGGDELLALKISREFLEREKASAEIIDQVLFIIKNISFKNRGEIPETIPVELKIVQDADRLDAIGAIGIARTFNFGGFKNNLMYHPGIPPKLNMSKEEYKKNEGTTINHFYEKLLLLKDLMNTEKGKEIAAERHDFMLKFLDEFYSEWNVD
- a CDS encoding efflux RND transporter periplasmic adaptor subunit, with translation MKKKFTLKKGIYIFLGLILAVALISGISYLVKSNSKESETFLTKKPMVQNMDDKVMATGDIVPREEIEIKPNMSGIIDKIMVDEGDKVTAGQLIATLRIVPSVQNVNAAQQEINNANLQISNARANVNNQQQQYAMQQRLYAQGVISKQEYISAQQQLQSTQQQLRNAQQQLQTAQKNLQIARTGATPELAGLATTQIRSKANGTVLEVPVKVGSQVIEANSFNAGTTIASIADLNSLIFQGTIDEAQAGKLKEGMEMNVVIGALQNKTFPGRVTMIAPKGKDENGTIKFPIEGDVFNKTNEYIRAGFSANGEIILSSQKNALLLDEALIQYEKVNGNDSPFVEVKQPDGKFKKVKVKLGASDGINVQILSGITKDSEVKVWNPSDKDKEALKAQKEK
- a CDS encoding ABC transporter permease, which gives rise to MNIIFKIDTWQEIYHSLRNNKLRTFLTMIGVGWGMFLFVALLGAAKGMENGFDKIFSGFATNSIFLWAQNTTIPYDGFAKGRKMNLHLSDLELLPRKISEIDYISPQNSRGNFGSPGESFSRNGKKATYTLTGDYPIGNKISQKKLIYGRYINDADVTGSKNVIVIGEEIYKNFFDAKKNENPLGKSVNVKGIFFHVIGVFRAQKGGGPENDQSAYIPLSTFTKTYNDGDKVGFFAIVSKPDADLSLVEEKVKTELKQKYNVSPEDTNAFGSFNLGKEFKKLTGFLTGMQLLTIIVGTLTILAGVIAISNILLITVTERTKEIGIRRALGAKPAEVRNQILLESVVITLVSGILGFILGIFLLMILNILTKDQDKFPFYNPTVNYLEVFAAMAVMVILGLLIGMIPAQRAVRIRPIEALRSE